In Pseudomonadota bacterium, the following are encoded in one genomic region:
- a CDS encoding aminotransferase class I/II-fold pyridoxal phosphate-dependent enzyme: protein MSWADDKARSQLSRVRDAQSRQVYPFFRPFESGGLHTTIQGKPIVNFSSNDYLGLTTHPLVKQAARAAVDRFACGLSSSRVQATTTAHVELEERLAAWFGYDRALIFTTGYQAMVGTIMSLADKDTTIVLDNLSHACILDGTFLAAGTPGRQPEVRFFNHNSARSLERCLRTSDRPNALVLVEGIYSLDGDMARLAELVEVCERHDAVLICDDAHGTGTLGRRATGVIEHLGLRGRVPISVTTFSKTFGAIGGVLLGTIDVVEHVQHYARSFLFSASLPVPLVATASVILDMLEAEGEALVQELHENARYMRSRLLQIGFDLGISDTHIMPVMCRDERKALFMHMALLENGVMMVPITYPGVKQGEERLRLNVTRGHSREDMDKALELLAAYGEAFYVLSGEDLGPMEP from the coding sequence ATGAGCTGGGCTGACGACAAGGCACGTTCGCAGCTGTCGCGCGTGCGCGACGCACAAAGCCGTCAAGTCTACCCGTTCTTCAGGCCCTTCGAAAGCGGGGGATTGCATACCACGATCCAGGGCAAACCGATCGTCAACTTCAGCTCCAACGACTACTTGGGCCTAACCACGCATCCTCTGGTGAAGCAGGCTGCCAGAGCCGCGGTAGATCGGTTCGCGTGCGGGCTCAGCTCGTCGCGTGTCCAGGCCACGACTACAGCGCATGTGGAGCTCGAAGAACGCCTCGCGGCCTGGTTCGGTTACGACAGGGCGCTGATCTTCACAACCGGCTACCAGGCCATGGTCGGGACGATCATGTCGCTGGCTGACAAGGACACGACGATCGTCCTCGACAATCTGAGCCATGCCTGCATCTTGGACGGTACCTTTCTGGCGGCAGGTACTCCCGGCCGGCAACCGGAAGTACGCTTCTTCAATCACAACTCCGCTCGCTCGCTTGAACGCTGCCTGAGGACCAGCGATCGCCCCAACGCTTTGGTTCTCGTGGAGGGCATCTATTCCCTCGACGGGGACATGGCCCGACTCGCCGAGCTGGTGGAGGTTTGTGAACGCCACGACGCCGTGTTGATCTGCGATGACGCCCACGGGACCGGGACGCTGGGAAGGCGGGCAACCGGTGTGATCGAGCATCTGGGCTTGCGCGGGCGCGTTCCGATCAGCGTAACCACGTTTTCGAAGACCTTCGGCGCAATCGGGGGCGTGTTGCTCGGCACGATCGATGTCGTCGAGCACGTGCAACACTACGCTCGCTCCTTTCTGTTCAGCGCGTCGTTGCCCGTGCCGCTCGTAGCCACGGCGTCCGTGATCTTGGACATGTTGGAGGCAGAGGGGGAGGCCTTGGTGCAGGAGTTGCACGAAAACGCGCGCTACATGCGCAGCAGGCTGCTACAGATTGGCTTCGACCTCGGCATCAGCGACACCCACATCATGCCCGTCATGTGCCGGGACGAGCGCAAGGCGCTGTTCATGCACATGGCCCTGCTCGAAAACGGTGTGATGATGGTGCCCATCACCTATCCGGGGGTCAAGCAAGGCGAAGAACGGCTCAGGCTCAATGTCACACGCGGACACAGCCGCGAGGACATGGACAAGGCGCTCGAGCTCCTGGCGGCCTACGGTGAAGCCTTCTATGTGTTGTCGGGAGAGGATCTCGGACCGATGGAGCCCTAG
- a CDS encoding DUF4388 domain-containing protein produces the protein MGRSGSSSAGARTLRRLVSQGQLTQAQANACEQHAYNFGCGLDDAIVDLGILPELELLKILGKLCRTQFLSTSKLERLRLSPALLKLLPAKVAHELGAFPVRYDGGQHTLFVLVNDPTDLELSKHLQFASRVRRVKLLLARTGAIRAAIALHYDGDRAAFRNLERYAGSMDSSASLSLPAAPWVSTPTKGPDHPIPAADTDRGPSSEPPRELPRAVPIAPVAGPGLDTAAQAPAGLPAPVAVLLGGQEATVPVSVLDRRAQGLAPLPPAGVAPEAAAPPEAAAAEPARIDSAVATHDAAATRAVPRHDYLETLNVLVTLLEQDRDELRGHSAQVCRICRRMGERLGLSGEEADALLTAAYLHDVGKSASPHLTAFNVAQYDSHNARARKSYLTPIKLFESVRLPKSAIKSLMHLYERYNGTGFPDRLSGSGIPLGSRVLAIVESYTDLTSRARNPAGRKLSAQEAWEQLAEHGGVLFDPNLIDLFRYVVLGDDLRAKLLSGSGSALLVEPDPEEATVLELRLIERGFDVTAVRDSQRALQEMAGTDFDVIVSEVELSPRDGFDLLRKIRETKGTAEVPFIFLTRHASSASVQKGFELGAADYITKPSAADVVALKIQQVLAKPKDRKGKRGVSGSLSEMSLPDVVQILFHGRKSGRLSISANRQKGSIDFSEGQIFGACFGELTGEEAFYAMLVLTSGEFELDPHAQPDQRIIQLPPESLLLEGMRRLDEANR, from the coding sequence GTGGGTCGATCAGGTTCCTCCAGTGCCGGCGCCCGTACCCTGCGGCGACTCGTTAGCCAAGGACAGCTGACACAGGCGCAAGCAAACGCTTGCGAGCAGCATGCCTACAACTTCGGGTGCGGGTTGGACGACGCCATCGTAGATTTGGGGATCCTTCCCGAGCTCGAGCTGCTCAAGATCCTGGGCAAGCTATGCCGGACCCAGTTTCTGTCGACCTCCAAGCTCGAGCGGCTTCGTCTGAGCCCGGCCCTGCTCAAGCTGCTACCTGCGAAGGTCGCGCACGAGCTCGGGGCGTTTCCGGTGCGCTACGACGGCGGCCAGCACACCTTGTTCGTACTGGTGAACGACCCAACGGACCTGGAGCTCAGCAAGCATCTTCAGTTCGCGAGTCGCGTCAGGCGCGTCAAGCTCCTGCTTGCTCGCACGGGCGCCATCCGCGCGGCGATTGCACTGCATTACGACGGCGACCGAGCGGCCTTCCGCAACCTGGAGCGGTACGCGGGCTCGATGGACAGTTCGGCGTCCTTGTCGCTCCCGGCCGCTCCCTGGGTCTCGACGCCCACCAAGGGCCCGGACCATCCTATCCCAGCCGCCGACACGGATCGCGGGCCGTCCTCGGAGCCCCCCCGGGAGCTGCCGCGCGCCGTGCCCATCGCACCGGTGGCTGGTCCGGGCCTGGACACGGCTGCGCAGGCGCCGGCGGGACTTCCAGCGCCCGTCGCCGTCTTGCTCGGTGGTCAAGAGGCGACGGTTCCGGTCTCCGTCCTCGATCGCCGAGCTCAAGGCTTGGCGCCGCTGCCACCTGCCGGGGTAGCCCCTGAAGCCGCGGCTCCTCCCGAGGCAGCAGCAGCCGAGCCCGCCCGCATCGATAGCGCGGTTGCCACCCACGACGCGGCAGCGACGCGGGCGGTCCCACGCCACGACTACCTCGAGACGCTCAATGTGCTGGTGACGTTGCTCGAGCAGGACCGGGACGAGCTCCGGGGCCACTCCGCGCAGGTCTGCAGGATCTGCAGGCGCATGGGTGAGCGGCTCGGTTTGTCCGGCGAGGAAGCGGACGCTCTTCTGACTGCCGCCTACCTGCACGACGTTGGCAAGAGCGCCAGTCCTCACCTGACTGCGTTCAACGTCGCCCAGTACGACAGCCACAACGCGCGCGCTCGCAAGAGCTACCTCACGCCGATCAAGCTGTTCGAGTCCGTGCGTCTGCCCAAGAGCGCGATCAAGTCGCTCATGCACCTGTATGAGCGCTACAACGGCACGGGCTTTCCGGATCGGCTGAGCGGCTCCGGGATTCCCCTTGGGTCTCGAGTGCTCGCCATCGTGGAGAGTTACACCGACCTCACGAGCCGTGCACGCAACCCCGCCGGCAGGAAGCTCTCGGCGCAGGAAGCGTGGGAGCAGCTGGCCGAGCACGGGGGCGTGCTGTTCGATCCCAATCTGATCGATCTGTTCCGTTACGTCGTGTTGGGCGACGATCTGCGCGCGAAGCTCCTTTCCGGCAGCGGCAGCGCGCTGCTCGTGGAGCCGGATCCGGAAGAGGCTACCGTGCTCGAGCTGAGGCTGATCGAACGCGGCTTCGACGTCACCGCTGTGCGCGACTCGCAAAGGGCGCTTCAGGAAATGGCTGGCACCGACTTCGATGTCATCGTCAGTGAAGTGGAGCTCTCGCCTCGAGACGGCTTCGATCTGCTACGCAAGATCCGTGAGACGAAAGGGACTGCGGAGGTACCGTTCATCTTCTTGACGCGGCACGCATCCAGCGCGAGTGTGCAAAAGGGCTTCGAGCTCGGGGCCGCCGACTACATCACAAAACCCTCGGCTGCGGACGTAGTAGCGCTGAAGATTCAGCAGGTGCTCGCGAAGCCCAAAGACCGCAAGGGCAAACGCGGCGTCAGTGGCTCGCTCAGCGAGATGTCGTTGCCCGACGTGGTCCAAATCCTGTTTCACGGACGCAAGAGCGGACGGCTCTCGATCTCGGCCAACCGCCAGAAAGGCAGCATCGACTTCAGCGAGGGGCAGATCTTTGGCGCGTGCTTCGGCGAGCTCACCGGAGAGGAGGCGTTCTACGCCATGCTCGTGCTCACGAGCGGCGAGTTCGAGCTCGATCCCCACGCTCAGCCCGATCAACGCATAATCCAGCTGCCTCCAGAGAGCCTGCTCCTGGAAGGCATGCGGCGTCTCGACGAAGCCAACCGTTAG